In one Candidatus Krumholzibacteriota bacterium genomic region, the following are encoded:
- a CDS encoding RNA polymerase sigma factor, producing MPGPDDETIVQLVLGGDVDRFSALLERHRRYVFGIVAGHVPPESVEEIAHDVFVRAYRSLAAWKGTGGFRHWLAGIAVRTCKDFWRRRYRSRETTMNALSAEQADRIERAVADESAPDGETVFASREAAAILDWAMENLSAVDQTILRLVNIEERPVREAAGLLGISEANVKVRGFRARRKLRTVLERMLHGEKDTG from the coding sequence ATACCCGGACCGGACGACGAGACGATCGTCCAACTCGTGCTCGGCGGCGACGTCGACCGCTTCTCCGCGCTCCTCGAGCGTCACCGGCGCTACGTCTTCGGCATCGTCGCCGGGCACGTGCCGCCCGAGAGCGTCGAGGAGATCGCCCATGACGTCTTCGTCCGGGCCTACCGCTCCCTCGCCGCGTGGAAGGGAACGGGCGGATTCAGGCACTGGCTCGCCGGCATCGCCGTCAGGACCTGCAAGGACTTCTGGCGGCGCCGGTACCGGAGCAGGGAGACGACGATGAACGCGCTTTCCGCCGAACAGGCCGATCGGATCGAACGGGCGGTGGCGGACGAGTCGGCCCCGGACGGCGAGACGGTGTTCGCCTCCCGGGAAGCGGCGGCGATCCTCGACTGGGCGATGGAGAATCTGTCGGCGGTCGACCAGACGATCCTCCGTCTCGTGAACATCGAGGAACGGCCCGTCCGCGAGGCGGCCGGCCTGCTCGGCATCAGCGAGGCGAACGTGAAGGTGCGCGGATTCCGGGCGCGCCGGAAACTCCGGACCGTACTGGAGCGGATGCTCCATGGCGAAAAGGACACGGGATGA
- a CDS encoding sugar ABC transporter permease: protein MRKPSRARRIATRALLYTVLVVVTIVTLYPIVQIFGISLRPADQLYSTSLRIVPEDATLEAYRQVIFEKDFFTWLRNSALVAITTAILGVTLASTAGYAFSRFRFKGKKQGLVVILLTQMFPATMLLLPLYVLMNRIGLVDTLLGIIIAYTATTLPFCIWTMKGYYDTIPRDLEEAAVIDGTTQLGAFLRVTLPLSAPALVITGLFSFMAGWSEFIVARVIINKQGLYTLPLGLESLSSTFQTEWANYAAGSVIVCIPVVVLFLLLSRFLISGLTLGGVTGRRDRFPTYRRDDISVRLQTFPA, encoded by the coding sequence ATGAGGAAGCCATCACGGGCGAGGCGGATCGCGACGCGGGCGCTCCTCTACACGGTGCTCGTGGTCGTCACGATCGTGACGCTCTACCCGATCGTGCAGATCTTCGGCATCTCCCTCCGGCCCGCCGACCAGCTCTACTCCACCTCGCTCCGCATCGTCCCCGAGGACGCCACCCTCGAGGCCTACCGGCAGGTCATCTTCGAGAAGGATTTCTTCACGTGGCTGCGCAACAGCGCGCTCGTCGCCATCACGACGGCCATCCTCGGGGTCACGCTCGCATCGACGGCCGGCTACGCCTTCTCGCGGTTCCGGTTCAAGGGGAAGAAGCAGGGGCTCGTCGTCATCCTCCTCACCCAGATGTTCCCCGCGACGATGCTTCTTCTGCCCCTCTACGTGCTGATGAACCGCATCGGGCTCGTCGACACGCTCCTCGGGATCATCATCGCCTACACGGCCACCACGCTCCCCTTCTGCATCTGGACGATGAAGGGGTACTACGACACGATCCCGCGCGATCTCGAGGAGGCGGCGGTGATCGACGGCACGACCCAGCTCGGCGCCTTCCTGCGGGTGACCCTGCCGCTCTCGGCGCCGGCGCTCGTCATCACCGGGCTCTTCTCGTTCATGGCGGGGTGGAGCGAGTTCATCGTGGCCCGGGTGATCATCAACAAGCAGGGGCTCTACACGCTGCCGCTCGGCCTCGAGAGCCTCTCGAGCACCTTCCAGACCGAGTGGGCCAACTACGCGGCGGGGAGCGTGATCGTCTGCATCCCCGTCGTCGTCCTCTTCCTGCTCCTCTCCAGGTTCCTCATCTCCGGCCTCACCCTCGGTGGGGTGACGGGTAGGAGAGACCGTTTTCCCACGTATCGTCGAGATGATATATCAGTTAGGTTGCAAACATTCCCAGCCTGA
- a CDS encoding CotH kinase family protein: protein MTRFHDPRRTAATLAILLFCLSASSCGDDGAGLSPAFRALRSVGADFSSNLPIVVIDTGGAEIPDEPKIDARMTVIDNPPGERNRLLDAPVLETAIGIEIRGTSSQAYPKKQYGIETRDETGEDANVSFLGFPEESDWVLYAPYADKSLMRNHLAYGFSRAMGRYASRTRFVELLFQTSDTTWAYNGVYVGMEKIKRDGDRVDIEKIRDDLTGGYILKVDWPDPDEWFFVAPNGVDMIVEYPKADDITPAQQAWIVSFVEDLHASLPPRSPGGGHAAFLDPASFADFLLLREFFKDVDTYRASTFFHKDKDGPLVAGPVWDFNASSGNGGYLDLEDPEGWMLDQWPDAAAWWRDLLVDGDFRADLVARWEALRGGVLSPASVDAAIDDAADLLGEAADRNFSRWPILGDYVWPNVEPLYETWEEEVAGLRGWLRERGAWMDKHVGDLGT from the coding sequence ATGACACGATTCCACGACCCTCGGCGGACCGCCGCGACACTCGCGATCCTCCTCTTCTGCCTTTCCGCCTCGTCCTGCGGGGATGACGGCGCCGGTCTCTCCCCGGCGTTCCGGGCGCTGCGCTCGGTGGGCGCGGACTTCAGCTCGAACCTGCCGATCGTCGTGATCGACACCGGCGGCGCCGAGATACCGGACGAGCCGAAGATCGACGCGCGGATGACCGTCATCGACAACCCCCCGGGGGAGCGGAACCGTCTCCTTGACGCGCCGGTCCTCGAGACCGCGATCGGCATCGAGATCCGGGGCACCTCGTCGCAGGCCTATCCGAAGAAGCAATACGGCATCGAGACGCGCGACGAGACGGGGGAGGACGCGAACGTCTCCTTCCTCGGGTTCCCCGAGGAGAGCGACTGGGTGCTCTACGCGCCCTACGCCGACAAGAGCCTGATGCGGAACCACCTCGCCTACGGGTTCTCGCGGGCGATGGGCCGGTACGCCTCCAGGACCCGTTTCGTCGAGCTCCTCTTCCAGACGAGCGACACGACCTGGGCGTACAACGGGGTCTACGTGGGCATGGAGAAGATCAAGCGGGACGGCGACCGGGTCGATATCGAGAAGATCCGCGACGATCTCACCGGGGGGTACATCCTCAAGGTGGACTGGCCCGACCCGGACGAGTGGTTCTTCGTGGCGCCGAACGGCGTCGACATGATCGTCGAGTACCCGAAGGCCGACGACATCACGCCGGCGCAGCAGGCGTGGATCGTCTCGTTCGTCGAGGACCTCCACGCGAGCCTGCCGCCGCGCTCGCCGGGTGGCGGCCATGCCGCCTTCCTCGACCCGGCGAGCTTCGCCGACTTCCTGCTGCTGCGCGAGTTCTTCAAGGACGTGGACACGTACCGCGCGAGCACCTTCTTCCACAAGGACAAGGACGGCCCGCTCGTCGCCGGCCCGGTGTGGGATTTCAACGCCTCCTCGGGGAACGGCGGCTATCTCGATCTCGAGGATCCGGAGGGCTGGATGCTCGACCAGTGGCCCGACGCCGCCGCCTGGTGGCGCGACCTGCTCGTCGACGGGGATTTCCGCGCCGATCTCGTCGCGCGCTGGGAGGCGCTCCGCGGCGGCGTCCTCTCGCCGGCGTCGGTCGACGCGGCGATCGACGACGCGGCGGATCTCCTCGGGGAGGCCGCCGATCGCAACTTCAGCAGGTGGCCGATCCTCGGGGACTACGTCTGGCCGAACGTCGAGCCGCTGTACGAAACGTGGGAGGAGGAGGTGGCCGGGCTCCGCGGCTGGCTCCGGGAGCGGGGCGCGTGGATGGACAAGCACGTCGGCGACCTGGGGACCTGA
- a CDS encoding sugar ABC transporter permease, with protein sequence MRSKRLIWLFLLPSGLIIACVVFYPFLYNIWISTTNMNLYHIRDYSFQGLRNFREIFGEPDLYYYFGKTVIWTGVNLFFHLFLGISIAMLLNGRVRGRGVFRALLILPWAMPQYISALTWKGMFNYQYGSVNLILRKLGFAGFEWFSNEFWAFLAPIITNIWLGFPFIMVVTLGGLQSIPRDLYEAADIDGASWWQKFRHITLPMLRPVLAPAIVLGTIWTFNNLNVIWLVTERGLPADKSHILVTYVYKAAFTYYRYGYAAAFSIFIFLILLAFVLVYMRQTRTLEQAY encoded by the coding sequence ATGCGCTCGAAACGACTCATATGGCTGTTCCTCCTGCCTTCCGGCCTGATCATCGCCTGCGTCGTCTTCTATCCCTTCCTCTACAACATCTGGATATCGACGACCAACATGAATCTCTACCACATACGGGACTATTCGTTCCAGGGCCTGCGCAATTTCCGGGAGATATTCGGCGAGCCCGACCTCTACTACTACTTCGGGAAGACGGTGATCTGGACGGGCGTGAACCTCTTCTTCCACCTCTTCCTCGGCATATCGATCGCCATGCTCCTCAACGGCCGCGTCCGCGGCCGCGGCGTCTTCCGCGCGCTCCTCATCCTGCCCTGGGCCATGCCGCAGTATATCAGCGCCCTGACCTGGAAGGGGATGTTCAATTACCAGTACGGCTCGGTGAACCTCATCCTCCGCAAGCTCGGCTTCGCCGGCTTCGAGTGGTTCTCCAACGAGTTCTGGGCCTTCCTCGCGCCGATCATCACCAACATCTGGCTCGGGTTCCCCTTCATCATGGTCGTCACCCTCGGCGGGCTGCAGTCGATCCCGCGGGACCTCTACGAGGCGGCGGACATCGACGGGGCCTCGTGGTGGCAGAAGTTCCGGCACATCACGCTGCCGATGCTGCGGCCCGTCCTCGCGCCGGCGATCGTCCTCGGGACGATCTGGACCTTCAACAACCTGAACGTGATCTGGCTCGTGACCGAGCGGGGGCTGCCCGCCGACAAGAGCCACATCCTCGTCACCTACGTCTACAAGGCGGCCTTCACCTACTACCGGTACGGCTACGCGGCCGCCTTCTCGATCTTCATCTTCCTGATCCTGCTCGCATTCGTCCTCGTCTACATGCGCCAGACGCGGACGCTGGAGCAGGCATACTAG
- a CDS encoding tetratricopeptide repeat protein: MVIDIKGYRVFIASPSGLDKERRAFREALQEYSEDDSVPRGVSFLPVGWEDTLASVGRPQEIINEDVMASDCFVLVLWDRWGTPPSKSKSKYSSGTEEELHVAIDSLQDQNMPMRRIVVLFKGVDERQLSDPGEQLQKVLDFKRTIEQNKTFLFQTFDSIDEFKRILRRHLARWVRDDKLERGKVVDNTLDLTVQHEKSDINAINDERDLNELLVMAKELASLGQYTDAEAAYSKAVVGATSVEAVIKYGRFLRRRGRLEHASAMFSRARELALVTEDKKSEAWALANLGVVERNRRRYADAEPVLKEAYEIGRNLSPPDRGLLAYVLGNLAQLNAANGNLEEAENIQLKALEYQRDRDCPADLANSLGSLGVIYRRRGEWKQAEAIHMEGISVAESAGDEGLGPLAYNCGSLGLVLAHVGRIDESIKCHERALDINTRLDRVESQALNRSHLASAYVAAGDLDRALEHNRLGSEVNTKSGNMEGVAYNSSILGQALLKKGEPTKAVSLFEEAVKIYTRLHKTKALVYNLVYLATAEAKCGRTKRAAHYFDVAATSVSSLNIEMVDHVRVARRRFEDEFVKDGSI, translated from the coding sequence ATGGTTATCGACATTAAAGGATATCGCGTGTTTATTGCATCTCCATCAGGCTTGGATAAAGAACGAAGAGCGTTTAGGGAGGCCCTGCAGGAGTATAGTGAAGATGATTCTGTGCCAAGGGGGGTATCGTTTTTACCCGTAGGCTGGGAGGATACATTGGCGTCTGTCGGCCGGCCACAAGAGATAATCAATGAGGATGTTATGGCGTCGGATTGTTTCGTTCTAGTACTTTGGGATAGATGGGGAACACCGCCATCAAAATCGAAAAGTAAGTATAGCTCGGGCACAGAGGAAGAATTGCATGTAGCGATTGACTCTTTGCAGGATCAAAATATGCCAATGAGGAGAATCGTAGTGCTATTTAAAGGAGTAGACGAACGCCAGTTAAGTGATCCAGGCGAGCAGTTACAAAAGGTTCTGGACTTCAAGAGGACAATAGAACAAAACAAGACATTTCTATTTCAAACGTTTGACTCTATTGATGAGTTTAAGAGGATTCTTAGGAGGCACTTAGCGCGTTGGGTTCGTGACGACAAACTTGAGCGAGGCAAAGTTGTTGATAACACACTTGATCTGACTGTCCAGCATGAAAAGTCTGATATCAACGCTATAAACGACGAACGAGATTTGAATGAGTTACTTGTTATGGCTAAGGAATTAGCGAGCTTAGGGCAGTATACTGATGCTGAGGCTGCATACTCGAAAGCCGTAGTGGGAGCAACTTCAGTTGAAGCTGTAATTAAATATGGTCGATTCCTGCGTAGACGGGGCAGGTTGGAGCACGCAAGCGCGATGTTCAGTAGGGCTCGTGAACTGGCACTTGTAACTGAGGATAAAAAATCTGAAGCGTGGGCATTGGCAAACCTTGGAGTCGTTGAGAGAAATAGGAGAAGATACGCAGATGCAGAGCCTGTTCTTAAGGAAGCTTATGAAATCGGACGAAATCTAAGTCCTCCAGATCGTGGTTTGTTGGCGTATGTGCTTGGCAATCTCGCTCAACTAAATGCTGCGAATGGAAATTTAGAGGAAGCAGAGAATATACAGTTGAAAGCACTTGAGTATCAACGTGATCGAGATTGCCCTGCTGATCTAGCTAATAGTCTTGGGAGCCTCGGAGTCATTTACCGGCGGCGTGGGGAGTGGAAACAAGCAGAGGCGATCCATATGGAAGGTATTTCGGTCGCTGAATCAGCCGGGGATGAAGGATTAGGACCGTTAGCCTACAACTGTGGTTCTCTGGGTTTAGTATTAGCGCACGTCGGCAGGATCGATGAATCGATAAAATGTCACGAACGTGCGTTGGATATCAATACTAGGCTTGATAGGGTAGAGAGTCAAGCTCTCAATCGTAGTCACTTGGCGTCGGCGTATGTTGCAGCAGGTGATTTAGACAGAGCTCTTGAGCACAATCGATTGGGTAGTGAGGTTAATACTAAATCCGGAAACATGGAAGGTGTCGCATATAACAGTTCAATATTAGGGCAGGCGTTGCTGAAGAAGGGCGAACCAACCAAAGCTGTAAGTCTTTTTGAGGAAGCCGTAAAAATATATACTCGTCTCCATAAGACAAAAGCACTTGTCTATAATCTGGTCTACTTGGCAACTGCTGAGGCGAAATGTGGAAGAACAAAACGAGCTGCGCATTATTTTGATGTTGCTGCAACGAGCGTA